TGGAGCTTTCCGGCGTTTCGGCTCCCCTTAACGGCATACCTCAGCTTTTATACAGTGTGATTTATAATCTTTGTGACAATGCGATTAAGTATAACCATGAAAACGGAAAAGTAATGGTAAACATACAGAACGAAAACGGCATGGTAGTTTTATCAGTGGAGGACACGGGGATAGGAATTGCACCCGAACATCAAGAACGTATTTTTGAGCGTTTTTATCGTGTTGATAAGAGCCATTCTAAGGCAGTAGGGGGAACCGGGCTTGGGCTTTCTATTGTGAAACACGCTGCTAAAATCCATAATGCTAAAGTTGATGTAAAAAGTCATGTCGGAAAAGGCACGACGGTTATTGTAACCTTTCCCAAGTAGAAAATTTGAACTGTTTTATTACCTCTTGTCATAAGAGTTTATTTTAGAAAAACTGAACCGATAACATGTATAATCAGCAGTTATCGGTTCAGTTAATTTGTTTCAATTTGTTCATTAAAAAGCTACACTATGCAAATATTGATATAGTAATTATAAAAATTACCACAATTCCAATGAATCTTCCGCATCCACCCACATCTGCATATTTCCATCAAGATAGAGCCTTGCGTATTCAAGCGGTTCGTCTATTGCCAGAGCATTTAAGGCACATTCAGAGCAAGGGGTAGTTTTTAATCCTTCTTCCGCTTTATTGCAGTCTATCCGTAAAAAGTAGCCTGCATAAGTGTATACGTCAATGCTGTTATGGTGGATATTGTATGTTGCGTAAATCATATTCATCTTTTATCCGTCCTCTTTTCATTGATTTTTTGAAAGCATTTCAATCAGTTTACCAATTCCCATATATTTTGTGTTATAATGTTTTATGTGATTTTGTTTCCCTCATTTTTTCCCTTATCAGGGTTCGTAATGCCCTGTGGGAAGATATAACACAAGGGAAACGATAAGGGAAAGTTCACCTGCGATAAACTTAGTATTTTCAAGGGTTGGCGGGTATTTTAATAACAAAATATAACAGCTAATATTTCCCTTAAAAATCATCAAATCACAATCGGGATTGATGGAGGGCAAGTATGGAATATAAGGACTATATTAAGCAAAACTTGAATGGAGACGCCCCATTAAAATTAATATTATGCGGAAATATACAGGGGACGGAAAATGATAAAGTAGGTGTTGTATCAGTTGTGTATGCTACAAATGATAAAGACTTAGCAGAACAAAAAATGAATGAATTGATTGCCTTCAATCCTAATAATTATTACATGGTTTATAGTGTGCCACTAAATGTTGATTTGACAGAACTTTCTCATTATCCTTCAATAGCAATTTCTAAAGATGATTTACAATAAAAGCAATTCCAGTTTATCGGTCTAATAAAACTTCAAAACCGGGCGGCGGTAATAGGTATTGGCTATCCCGCCGCCCTGTCTGTTATCGTTCCATATCCTGCTTTCTGTGGGGCTGTTGTTCCCGCTGTTCCTGCTGCAAGATACTGTAAACGCTCTTTCTGATTTTCTCGGCTTCTTTCCCTTGTACTTGAAATAAATGTCGGCTTGCTCTAAGTGCTTTTTCAGAGTGGCAAGTCGCCGTTCAACGGGTTTCAGTTTCCCTTGAATATCCAGTTGTTCCCCTATCATGGACTTGAATTTTTCATCAAGCCCCGTCATATCCATGATGTTATTGGCCTGCAGGAAATTCAGCATATTTGCTGCGTCTTTGAGGTTATACAACGATTGTGAATATCCCCGTTTTCCCGCCTGTGCTTTACGTGACAAAATGCCTTGAATGCAGTCGGCAAGGGTGGGCGGCTACGGTCTTTTCAAGGAAGGTCTTGAATTGTTCCTCTGTCAGCGGTATCGTGTCGGGGACAAGGCTTTCAAAAAGCCCCCTGCGGCGGCATAGGCGTTTTGCCCTGTCCTTGCGCTCCTGTACAAGCTGTCTGCGCCTGTTTTCAAGCTCCTTTCTAAATTTGGGCATAAAAAAACTGCTGTAAATTGTCCGGTTTACAACAGTCTGGTTTCGTGTCTGTTCAGTTGTTTTGGATAGAATTATTCATGTGCTATTGTAGCAAATCTGCGGGAGAAGGTCAAGGTATTCTTGTCTTTCGACACTCCCGGAGGGTGTGTAGGTGTTCCGATTGCTTAGACAATCTGTTTGAAACACATATTAGATATTTTGCCTGGTTTTATTTTTTCGATATTCTCTGGGAAGGACTTTAAAATATGCTTTAAATGCAGTTGTAAACTTACTTTGACTATCATAGCCAATAGCCTGTGCAATCTCCGCTATATTCATATTTGATTCTATTAACATATAGGCAGCTTGCCGCATTCGGTGTTCTTTGATATGTGCTGCAATGGAAGTTCCATAAACAGACTTGAAAACATTTTTCAAAGTTGTTTGATTGATGAGATATTGTCTTGAAAGTTCCTCTATGGTAATTCTCTGCTCCATGTGTTGCAAAAGCTGGTCATGGATTTTTCGGATAGTTTCTGTTAGCTCGAATTGATATTCAACCAATTTGCTTTGGGGAGTAAATTCCATTTTGGTAAGGTATAACAATAATTCTAAAACTTTGATTTTCTGGTATGCAAGCGTAAGTGTTTCAGGCTGGTCATAAAATGCAGAAAAGATACTTTCCGTCTGTTCATTTCCGGCAAGAAAGGCAGGACTATCATTTTTGCAAAATTTTTCAGGCAATATGGTTTCAAAAATAGTACTGTTTTCCAGCAGGTCGGGTGGATTTTCAGAGGCTTTTGGCAGATCAATATAAATACTAAGTCCCTGATACCTATTGTTTGGAAAAGTAAGTACAGAATCCGTACAGGCTTTCATGGTATGCAAGGAGAAATCTCCCGGATTCAGATATATACGGTTTCCGTTTTTCATTTCCCACATAAGCTGTCCGGATTTGCAGTAGTTAATCTGAATCATATGTGATATAGCCTTATGCCGCACAGAAAAAGAATCAGTTGAAAATGTAAGATAGCATAACTCAATACCGGAATAAAGCGGAATGAGAGTCTGTGATACCTCTTGATGAAATTTCTCCACATTTTTTTGTATTTTTTTCAATTCCTTATTCATAGGACAGATCTCATAATTCGGGACAGGTGATTTCCATAACCTGCTCAATGATCTGATGCAGCAGACGTCCTTGTTCTGTATCTGCAGCTCGATAATATACTTCTTTTCCTTCACGCCGGCAAATAATCAGACCGCTGTTTTTCAATGGTCTGAGATGATGTGACACTGCCGGACTTGACATATGAAGCATAGCTGAAATATTGAGGACACATTCCTCCTGGTGGCAGAGGAGCCAGAAAATTCGGATTCTGGTGGTATCTCCAAGCTGTTTGAAAACTTCCGCTACGGTTTGAAAATAATCCACATGGTCTAACTGTTTCTGGATCAGTACAGTCTGTTGTCCTTCTCCATGTTGATGTGGCAATTTCATATTATCCATATTGTTTTCCTTTCTTTTATTCCCGCGAGCAACGAGCCAAGCGGGCATGCTTGCATGCACATTTGGCGACTGCTGCGAGGGTCAAATACCCCGCTGCTCTGCAGCGCTACAAATTTGATGCCCCGTTGCTTGCAGCGGGGTATTTGACTTGCATTTCGCCCAAACGGAAATACTTTTCGCCTGTTTGGGAGGGAATGCTTTGGGGATATTGACGTGTGTCTTTTTCCGTATTATACTACGGCTATGATGATTAAACAAGTACTTAATCAATGAATTTAAAAATAACAAGGAGGACTTTACAATGAAGAAAACTTACAAGATCGAG
The sequence above is a segment of the Lachnospiraceae bacterium JLR.KK008 genome. Coding sequences within it:
- a CDS encoding AraC family transcriptional regulator encodes the protein MNKELKKIQKNVEKFHQEVSQTLIPLYSGIELCYLTFSTDSFSVRHKAISHMIQINYCKSGQLMWEMKNGNRIYLNPGDFSLHTMKACTDSVLTFPNNRYQGLSIYIDLPKASENPPDLLENSTIFETILPEKFCKNDSPAFLAGNEQTESIFSAFYDQPETLTLAYQKIKVLELLLYLTKMEFTPQSKLVEYQFELTETIRKIHDQLLQHMEQRITIEELSRQYLINQTTLKNVFKSVYGTSIAAHIKEHRMRQAAYMLIESNMNIAEIAQAIGYDSQSKFTTAFKAYFKVLPREYRKNKTRQNI
- a CDS encoding DUF6061 family protein, whose product is MNMIYATYNIHHNSIDVYTYAGYFLRIDCNKAEEGLKTTPCSECALNALAIDEPLEYARLYLDGNMQMWVDAEDSLELW
- a CDS encoding DUF3847 domain-containing protein gives rise to the protein MPKFRKELENRRRQLVQERKDRAKRLCRRRGLFESLVPDTIPLTEEQFKTFLEKTVAAHPCRLHSRHFVT
- a CDS encoding metalloregulator ArsR/SmtB family transcription factor yields the protein MDNMKLPHQHGEGQQTVLIQKQLDHVDYFQTVAEVFKQLGDTTRIRIFWLLCHQEECVLNISAMLHMSSPAVSHHLRPLKNSGLIICRREGKEVYYRAADTEQGRLLHQIIEQVMEITCPEL